The genomic DNA tcatggaatCGGAACCTatccggaacctgtattataccacaagttccgggtaccctgttggaacctgtaaattttttcttttcgctaaataaaatcgaaaatatcacatacataatcagtaattacgccaaatagaatatcaacaaaatttagattaattcacaacaatgaaataataatatgtctcatcaatccatcgataaaattgaacatccataatacgatctcacacaATAAGTGCCTATGTTTTGATTCATTAGAGGagatagtaactttactctttcctcttttttttttaataaataatcggttccgggtaccttataggcaggaaccggaaccggaatcgattttcacaggttcctaattttaatacctGGAACCTACCATATTTttaatacgagctacccgaaccctacccgttagggtaggttccaaccggttccggatatacccggtacccgtgcacacccctattATGATCTGTGTGACTGACTCTGATTTTGCAGGTTATTGCTCATAAAAACGGCCCCAGAGGTCTCCATTTCCGGCGTGCTGGGCCCCGCCAAAAGGTATAGTTCTTCTCGTTGCTTCCTACATGGAACTTGAGATGCGAACGCTAGACAGCGAGTAATTGACAGAGGCTTCGATGCTTTTTAGGTGTATTTCGAATCAGATGACGTTCATGCATGCATCGTGACATGCGGGGGCCTCTGCCCTGGTCTTAACACAGTCATAAGGGAGATTGTCTGCGGCTTGTACCATATGTACGGTGTAAAGAAAGTCCTCGGAATAGAAGTAAGTATTTTGGTATGCTATTTACTACAATCAAATTTTGtggttcctttttcttttcttgaaaaaaCACCAAAAAAGGCTGTAAAACTCGTGTTTACTTCATGCAGCACTCGATTATAACAGAATGCATTTGCTGCTCgagagaaatttaaaaaaagaactaCTTTCTGTGATTGTGCTGACTATGTTGCTGATGTTGATCTTTCAGAGATGTCCAATTAATCAATATTTTCGAATTTTATTGCAGGGTGGGTACAAGGGATTCTATTCTCGGAATACTGTTCTTCTTAATCCAAAGGTTGTAAATGATATCCATAAACGAGGTGGCACAATCCTTGGCACTTCCCGAGGTGGGCACGACACCACAAAGATAGTCGACAGCATTCAGGACCGGGGAATCAATCAGGTCTCTGAAAggcattttcaattttatttgaattgaattagtcatTACTGCATGTGTAGATCAGAATTTAGTAACATGGATATCTGACCTGGTCTGAAAAGATTTCTTTAGCCAGCTTAATCGAAACCGTAATATCTCTTTGGGCTCCCTGATAATCAATGCAGAACCCATAGCAATCATAAATTCTTTGAGAAAAACTTTTTAGAGTGGATATTCATCAGAATCATCACCAGTAATGCATTGCGCATCTCATGGTCTCATGCTGAACTTCTCATCTCAGGTATACATAATAGGGGGTGACGGGACTCAAAAGGGGGCAGCCGTTATATTTGAGGTAAGGAAGTAATCTCTGTTATATAGTATGCAATATTGGTGATTTGCATATTAAGCTGATGCATGGAATTTCAATTCTTCTTGTAGGAAATTAAAAGACGAGGTCTAAAAGTAGCAGTTGCAGGGATTCCAAAGACCATCGACAATGACATTCCAGTAATTTCATTGCTGTATGAATTGTTCAAACATGATTAGATGAAACGGttaaatttttgtttgatTCATTTCCCGTGTCTGATTTCAGGTTACTGACAGATCCTTTGGATTCGACACAGCTGTAGAGGAGGCCCAACGTGCAATTAATGCTGCTCATGTTGAAGCTGAGAGCGTTGAGAATGGTATCGGCGTTGTGAAATTGATGGGACGCTACAGTGGTGAGCTTCTCGTATTTGCTTTCTCACTTGGTTGCTCAGTAAAAAAATGAGGTTAGGTTTAGTTCTAAAAAACTTGGAAACAACGAAGACTGGGAAAGAAAACATTACTTGCTTTGCacttcaaaaacaaaatttattagATCATAATAAAATGTGTCAGTTGTAATCCTAAAGAACCAgcattttcttttggttttttcttttttttcccctaaagAAACATATGAAAAACTGAAACTGTTTGGCTGTGAAAGACACTCCAGTTCTTTGTTTTCCATTTCATAGATGCACCAGAATGCAGTATCAATTGTAAGTTTGCATTACCAAGGATGCTTTTGTTGATTTAAAGCATGGAACTGATTTTCATTTCCAGAAAGAACCTGAAGAAATATGGGAAGTTTTCATacaaaaaacagaaaagtggAGATGTTTGCCGAAACCTGAAAGAGTCATCTGATTTGTTCCAAGTTAAATGAAATACAGTGAGGTTTTATGTTAGTCTCAAGTGGATAAGTGGATGCAGGATTTATTGCAATGCACGCTACTCTGGCAAGTAGGGACGTGGATTGTTGCTTGATCCCGGAATCGCCCTTCTATCTTGAAGGTGCCGGTGGACTTTTCGAGTTCATTGAGAAGCGGCTGAAGGAAAACGGGCACATGGTCATTGTGATCGCTGAAGGGGCAGGGCAGGATCTCTTTTCCGAAAGCATCCACTCTGTGGACAAGGATGCTTCTGGAAATAGGCTCCTGCAAGATGTCGGTCTATGGCTATCTCAAAAGATCAAGGTGTGgaattatacatataatatattgctTTTCAGATTTTCAGAACTGGTAACACTTTTGCTTCTTCTGTATATATCTGTGTGCTCATCGGATACTTGGTTTTGCAGGAGCAttttgccaaaaaaaataagatgGACATAACCCTCAAGTACATAGGTTCGTGACTTACAATCAGATTGCTTTACTTCTCTTCAGGCCTCCACACAATTGATTGAATCAAATGCTAATTTATTTCTAAATTGGCAGATCCGACATATATGATCCGTGCTGTACCAAGTAATGCCTCCGACAACGTCTACTGCACCCTTCTGGCTCAAAGCGCCGTTCATGGTGCGATGGCTGGTTATACAGGCTTCACGGTGGGGCTTGTAAATGGAAGACATTCTTACATCCCATTCTATGTGAGTACATTCAATCCATAATGCAGTCTTAGTTTCTCTGCATAACAATAGGGAAATATAGGGAAAACAGGATGTTTGGTTGCACTTATATTGAACaacaagaagagaaaaattgcaaaaagtaTATGCATCAGGAATCCATAGTGTTAATACTTCTCTTATTCGTGGCTTCTATTAACAGAGAA from Punica granatum isolate Tunisia-2019 chromosome 2, ASM765513v2, whole genome shotgun sequence includes the following:
- the LOC116194711 gene encoding ATP-dependent 6-phosphofructokinase 3-like yields the protein MASPIKMASSSASLSLHRRHHNHHLPSHHCLVSLSPPSMDPISSLPRLSSSMPPRALDPINSPSSSVNSGTHASVSFGSPSSCNGSMGISGVSKAKIVRGDCGYVLEDVPHFSDYIRDLPNYPNPLQDNPAYSVVKQYFVDLDDTVAQKVIAHKNGPRGLHFRRAGPRQKVYFESDDVHACIVTCGGLCPGLNTVIREIVCGLYHMYGVKKVLGIEGGYKGFYSRNTVLLNPKVVNDIHKRGGTILGTSRGGHDTTKIVDSIQDRGINQVYIIGGDGTQKGAAVIFEEIKRRGLKVAVAGIPKTIDNDIPVTDRSFGFDTAVEEAQRAINAAHVEAESVENGIGVVKLMGRYSGFIAMHATLASRDVDCCLIPESPFYLEGAGGLFEFIEKRLKENGHMVIVIAEGAGQDLFSESIHSVDKDASGNRLLQDVGLWLSQKIKEHFAKKNKMDITLKYIDPTYMIRAVPSNASDNVYCTLLAQSAVHGAMAGYTGFTVGLVNGRHSYIPFYRITEKQNKVVITDRMWARLLSSTNQPSFLSPKDIIEDKKEGSSPALVDDHDTVDGYLVNKEINY